The segment TTGTCCAGGGTATATAAAACGATTTGGTACGACTTGTAAGGTAAAACGATCGGGACTCTGATGACGCCTGCAGGAAATTACAATCTCACCTACAACAGCAAAGGCTGCAAATGAGATAATTGCAGCCGCAGCATGATATTATATTACGAGTACATACTAGTTGCGTCATTTCCAGAAGATGAAAGGACGAGTAATACCAAGGGGTTGAGGAAGCCAGCGTGCCTTGTGGATTAACACCGTTTTGACGCTTCTTGGTGGTGGAAAGAGCCAGATTTACGCGTCAGCTGGAGCCTGACGTAAGTGTCGACGCTGACAGAGACGAGAGAAAGGACGAGTAATGCAGGAGGCATCCGTTTTCTGGTACACGTTCACTACGCGCAACCGATCTCGCTAAAGGTCAGGAGGTCTGGGTCACCTTCCACCGCTACTGGCCTCTGCCGCTGCGCCTccccaaatataaataaataatatagagtatATGCTACATACAAATTCAaagaaatatataaatatatatcaaGGCCTCTTCGTccagcgaagcaatggttcatTTTTGTCAAACCTCCGATCCATTTTGTTGCCATTGTTTTTCTTCGTCGCCGAGGATCCAACCAGCCGACTAGTCACTCTTTATCAGTCGTCACACACGCCCCGCCCGTTGACAAGTGCATGTTTGGTTCCCTTGACTTGTGATTAGAGTCTTCGTTAGTTGTTTATGTTTGGCTCTATTACTTtcgtttctattttataattattatttaactatgactaactagatttaaaaaaaatttataaattatagataaactatacaattaattattatttatctataaactttgaaaacttttggaaaATTAAACCTATCTATCGTTTCCGAGCTGCTTCCGTGACCTGTCCTGCACGGCTCGGCTATATATGGCCGGCCGCCGGCCAAACCAAACGCCCTGCCTCCTCAAGCCAACGGAGCCAGTTCCACAACACTAGAGGAGAGATCAAGAAAGCCACCGACCCACACGCAGGATGGGCGCCACGCTCCTGCACGCGGTGGCTTCGCTGCTGACCAGGCTGCAGCGGGCGGCGCGGAGGATGGCCGCCGGTGCCGGTGGGGGTGGTAAGAGCTCGCCGCGAGCCCAGGCCGTGGTGGCGCCGTGGAAGAAGACTTCCTCGCCGTCTGGGACGACGGCCAAGGAGGAGGCCGCCGAGGCCGGGGTGTGGAGGAAGGAGATCCTCATGGGGGAGCGCTGCCAGCCGCTCGACTTCTCCGGGGCCATCTACTACGACGCCGAGGGACGTCGCCTcgcgcagccgccgccgcccaggtCGCCCATGCGCAGCCCGCTCCCGGCGTCGCCCAGGCTCGCCGCCGCCCACGCCCGCGCCTACTAGCTACCGGAGTAGTCTACTAGCTATGCCTAGtgaaccacacacacacaccgatTGGAAACAGACATGTTGGCAAAGCGCGAAGCTTGCTCTGTTTGTTTGTGTTCAGGGTGAAAGAAACAGAGTCTGTTACTCTGCTGGGACACAGACTGGATCGGAGGATTGCAGCTGTACTGTACATGATAAAATTGGTGTTCTTGCCCTtgtttttgcttttttttttcttttcatggtGCTGTGCTGTAATTGTAGGCTACTACGCAAGACCTGATTGAGGACTATATTCTTGTCTATGCAACTTTTCACTGTGCTCACCTGCATGATACAGTTTGTGGAAGAAGGCCATCCAAGTTTGCTTGTACGTACTTACTATAGGTCTTTTTCTCTtgggttcttttttttttctcttatgATGACGAGGTATTCGGAGTTTTTATTTGAACCGTGTCACCACCGTATGCATCCGTTCCCCCAAGGAAAGAAAATTCAGCATTATTTTGCTGTCTGCTGACATTCAGCCGCCCATTTGATGCTAGCGTACGTAGTGTTCACACTCATTACTCACAATACCATGGTATTCCTTTTTCTATTTTCTACTTACAAGAAACGGAATGGATTTTTATGATGTAATATTCTATATATGTTTTGATACTCAGTCAAGCGTGCATAGGACACTCCAACCACACACTACGAACCGTTCCACGCCCTGTACCACAAGTTGCACTATACTGCATAAAAGCTGAAAATATGGAGCAAGGAAATCGTTCAGGACGCTAAAAATCTTTTCTTCATGGCACAAGAGGTGATCCTAAGGCTTGATATTgcccaagaaaatagagaattgACGCCTGCTGAGCAGCTTCTACGGGCAAAATTAAAGAAAAGAGTGCTCGGCCTAGCTATGATCAAATGAGCCAGGTGGAGACAAGCATCTAGACTAATGACCATCAAATTGGGAGATGCTAACACAAAATTCTTCCACCAAAAAGTTAAtgcaagaagaagaaaaaatcaTATTCAACGGTTGAGAAATGGTCATGGTTGGGCAATAAACCATGATGATAAAGCTCGGGTGATACAGGAGCATTTCTTAGACTTCATGAAACATCCACCACGGCAGCAGCTTGACATAAACTGGGAGGTGCTGCAGCTACCGACACATGATCTCAGCAAGCTTGAGGTACCTTTCTCTGAGGAGGAAATAAAAAATGTTGTTCACCAAATGTCGACAGATAAAGCCCCAGGGCTTAACGGATACTGAGGAATCTTCTTTAAATCCTGTTGGGATATTATTAAGGCGGATGTTGTCAGGGCTGCAAATGCATTCTACTCGTTGCGGACAGGCAACCTAGACATCTTAAATTCAGCCAATGTGGTTCTAATTCCAAAAAAAGATGGCACTAAGTCTATTACTGATTTCCAAGCTGTTAGCGCTACGTCTAGCACCACACATGAGCTCCATCATATCCACAACATTCAGCACAAAGGACTTTCATAAAAAAAGAAGCATAAATGATAACTTCATGTCGGTCTGAAACACAGCAAGAAGATACCACAACTCCAAACTTTCAACTCTATTCATCAAGCTTGACATTACAAAGGCGTTTGGCTCTGTGAGATTGGAATATCTATTGAATCTACTGAATAGATTAGGTTTCCATGCTCGATGGCAAGATTGGATTGTGGCGCTCCTCTTCACTTCCTCCACGAGGGTGCTGCTGAATGGCATCCCAAATGCGCCGATCAATCAAGGTAGAGGGCTGTGGCAAGGAGATCCCCTTTCGCCTTTGCTATTTGTCATAGCAATAGATCCTCTACAAAAATTACTCTAGCAATAGAAAAGGGCTATCTCTCTAGGCTCAAGGAAGAACGACACAGCTAACGGTGTCGATGTATGCCGATGATACAACGATCTTTGTGAAGCCAACACGGAAGGACATGCTAGCATTGGCTAATCTCCTCACGTGCTTCGACGAGGCTTCAGGATTAAAACCAAATTTCCAGAAATCAACAATTATCCTGATCTGATGTGAAGGATTGAACCTAAACAACATTCTGGCTGGCTAGCTCTCCTACGAAGGTCTATGTTAGAATATGTGACTAGGTTCATTGTATCTAGTATATGATAGATAAGTTGTTGTTATCTTGTACTACAAGTAGATTATCGTATCTTGTAAATCTTGTTTCGGTTGTAATCCAATCTTCATGTACAAGCCACAACAAGGGCTTTTCTTGGCCTATATTAACACGAAGCTGAGACCCAAGAAGGTATATCGTTCACGCCAACTTCACATGGTATCAAAGCCCGTTTCCTCATGGAATTGATCCATGGCCGCTTCCTCTTCCCCTGCGCCTGTCTCAGCAGCTAGGGTTTATACCCGTGAGTGAGAAACTTGCGAGAAACAATTTTGTGATGTGGCGTCTTCAAGTCTTGTCAGCGATCCATGGTGCCCAACTCGGAGATATCATCAAGACAACGACGTGTCCACCGGAGATGTACCTCACTCCTGTGAAACCCGATGTCACAAGTGACGAAAAGAAGACGCCGGTGCTCAACCCCGCCTACGACATCTGGATCGGAAAAAACAAAATAGTTCTAAACTTTCTgttgtcctctctctctctaaagagATTTTTCCAAGTAACAACATCAGCAGATACTACGACAAATGCATGGGCCGCCATTGAAGCACTCTTTGTGTCCCAATCTAGGGCACGAGTCATCAGCACTCGGATGGCCCTAGCCACGGCGTCAAAAGGGGCGTCCATCATATCTGAGTATTTCACAAAGATGAAAGCTCTTGTAGATGAGATGGCGTCTACAAGAAAGAAGCTAGAAGATGACGAGCTTGTCTCCTACATCTTGACTAGCCTCGATCTTGACAATGACTCGGTGGTGTCCGCCGTTGCTGCCCAAGTCGAACCAATCTTTGTTGGGGAGTTGTTCACCCAACTGACCAGCTTCGAGCAGCGCATGGAGCTATGTGGCGGTGGCAACAACTCGTCTACAAACATGGCCACCAGGGTGGCCGTGGCAACAACCACAACCCTCGTGGCCATGGTGGTGTCGCCCGCAGTGGCTTTGGGTGTGGTCACCAGAAGGGTGGACGCACTGGTGGTGGCCGTGGTGGCAAGGAAGGGCACACAGTGATCAAGTGTTTCAAGAGGTTTGATCACTCATTTACCAATGCTCCACAAAAGGTTGTTTCTTCCACGACAACGTCCTACGGAGTTGACACTAATTGGTATGTTGACTTGGGTGCCACCGACCATGTAACGAGCAAGCTTGATAAGCTCACTCTCCGTGAGAAGTATGGACGTCATGATCAGGTGCACTCATCAAGTGGTGTAGGTATGAAAATTAATCACATTGGATCTAGTGTTTTGCATACCCCCTCTAGCAATATCCATCTCAATAAAATTCTTCACGTTCCAAAAGCCACTAAAAATCTACTATTTGTTAATCGCCTTGCACGAGATAATAATGCCTTTTTAGAATTTCACCCGAGCTATTTTTCTATTAAGGAACAAGGCATGAGGAAGACCCTCCTCAGTGGCACATGTGAAGGGGGTTTTATCCGCTAAAGTCAAGTCAGTCGAGTCCAAATAAAATAAGCTCTAGGCGCTActgttgttgacacttctaataccacttaagctaagttgtcatccctagcatggcgccagaagtGTGGTATAAAAACTACCCACTAATAAAATGAATATAGGATCCATAAGCGTACATATTAaataccattgtagcacttcaccggccggaaagtattccaggtatcactatttatatttagctcaagggaaagaactaaggacttaaacaatgagATCAACTTGTAAAACATGACTACTTATGAGTGATTAGATTGCATAGTCACATACTTGGCAGATGGTAAACTATGATAGATAAATGATATAAAGTATAAAAGCCTAGGGATTAAATCATAAGGATTAGATATAGACTACTCAGCTTAATAATAGGTAGACATCTGATTAGTTCAAGAGATAGAAAATCCTAAGTAGTTCTAATTTATCAAGTCATTCATCTATCCTAATACTACActgtcatatatagcacaaaagattcttcatttatgtataaggaacattgctataaaAATCCAAGACAGAGCTGAACTTCCTACACAACTGCGGTTCTACCTGTCCTACCAACAGAGGATGGAATACAAAGGATTCAATGGAACTTTTACTCCCGCGTTCTACCACGTGACCCAGCCAATAGGGTGTAATTGCAGATAAatgacatctaagcaccatgcttacatggcatCTATCACCTAACCCTCCCGCGaagagagctaagcgctttgcaaatatatacataaattcattatcaatcataactatatcaaatgtagaactagaataaactaggaacataacaaatagaaacataatgatatttagaataaagtcaaaagAAAGATAAAAGATAACACCAATCTTTGAAAATGAAGATCTGGAAATTCCGAGCACAGGCGCCCGACTCTTCCTCTATCTAGTCTAATTCTATGTAGAAAATGATGATTAGGAGTAGCTAATCTATCTCTAATCCCTAGCTCTAATGGCTCCCTCTAACTCTCAgatgagaataaaaatataattctgtttttctctctcaattctgagctctctctaGGGGGATCAGGGTTATATTTAtagcccctaggaagcaccacagcccttggatcaaactgacttaaatgtacgctcaagattactcctcaagggcggtggaggcaggatccatgAGACTGCTCGTGATTGGTTGAACCCCCTAGGTGGCGCCCCTAgggcttgggcgcccgcccctgtcCTATGACAGGTGGGCCCTAGCTCTGGGGTGCTGTCTTCCTGATTGTTCTAGA is part of the Sorghum bicolor cultivar BTx623 chromosome 10, Sorghum_bicolor_NCBIv3, whole genome shotgun sequence genome and harbors:
- the LOC8072914 gene encoding uncharacterized protein LOC8072914, producing the protein MGATLLHAVASLLTRLQRAARRMAAGAGGGGKSSPRAQAVVAPWKKTSSPSGTTAKEEAAEAGVWRKEILMGERCQPLDFSGAIYYDAEGRRLAQPPPPRSPMRSPLPASPRLAAAHARAY